A region from the Metopolophium dirhodum isolate CAU chromosome 9, ASM1992520v1, whole genome shotgun sequence genome encodes:
- the LOC132952260 gene encoding uncharacterized protein LOC132952260 isoform X1, translating into MVDINRDNNNAVAGKGILKRRIFVRNDRSPQQSTAAVAKPLQDGGCCLADTCKRCVTFDETITIKNDKDLVVKKPLKLELVIDNWKSNVAKTPPETIQPDPGIVRRLVDEFNTIEEKAIAVKLTADGKPSLHGRSQSSGKVTDLINMFNSKSTKGKTEELEMKFIDF; encoded by the exons GGCAAAGGCATACTGAAACGTCGAATTTTCGTCCGGAACGATAGGTCACCCCAACAGTCAACCGCGGCGGTGGCCAAACCACTTCAAGACGGCGGCTGCTGTCTGGCGGACACTTGCAAACGGTGCGTAACGTTCGACGAAACGATCACGATAAAGAACGACAAAGACTTAGTGGTCAAGAAGCCGCTAAAGCTGGAACTAGTCATCGACAACTGGAAGTCGAATGTAGCGAAAACGCCACCCGAAACGATTCAGCCCGATCCCGGGATCGTCAGACGTCTAGTCGACGAGTTCAACACTATTGAAGAA aaagcCATAGCAGTAAAGTTAACTGCTGACGGAAAACCGTCTTTACACGGTCGTTCGCAAAGTTCCGGCAAGGTAACCGATCTTATAAATATGTTCAATTCGAAATCAACCAAAGGCAAAACTGAAGAGCTCGAAATGAAATTCATCGATTTTTGA
- the LOC132952260 gene encoding uncharacterized protein LOC132952260 isoform X2 → MVDINRDNNNAVAGKGILKRRIFVRNDRSPQQSTAAVAKPLQDGGCCLADTCKRCVTFDETITIKNDKDLVVKKPLKLELVIDNWKSNVAKTPPETIQPDPGIVRRLVDEFNTIEEPFTDSSEIESTSIEEDKVKEDKPMESRTNVPLCEALESVSLTTGDQ, encoded by the exons GGCAAAGGCATACTGAAACGTCGAATTTTCGTCCGGAACGATAGGTCACCCCAACAGTCAACCGCGGCGGTGGCCAAACCACTTCAAGACGGCGGCTGCTGTCTGGCGGACACTTGCAAACGGTGCGTAACGTTCGACGAAACGATCACGATAAAGAACGACAAAGACTTAGTGGTCAAGAAGCCGCTAAAGCTGGAACTAGTCATCGACAACTGGAAGTCGAATGTAGCGAAAACGCCACCCGAAACGATTCAGCCCGATCCCGGGATCGTCAGACGTCTAGTCGACGAGTTCAACACTATTGAAGAA CCGTTTACCGATAGTTCCGAAATCGAATCTACATCGATTGAGGAGGATAAAGTTAAGGAAGACAAGCCGATGGAAAGCCGTACAAATGTCCCACTCTGCGAAGCTTTGGAATCGGTCAGCTTAACCACTGGCGACCAGTAA